A window of the Trichoderma asperellum chromosome 4, complete sequence genome harbors these coding sequences:
- a CDS encoding uncharacterized protein (EggNog:ENOG41): MNALETSLAGPRRQKNSCSLCKQRKQKCNRIWPCTNCAKRDESMNCSFTKTSAVSRQSAARKSNAARKNRHRKIAAAAEAALQTGEESSNAAVGQTADKEDRRNSSHGLNLDGDDHKQTANCSATVRPDDLPCPENQHSEQQPPALEAGVEAKPPPFEKRHDDQYCISAPDCKLLREALDTLPQRRDHMDALVLSFFQNVNPHYGLIHQAEFAVEYTAWWEKRANNDPLPIPWTCLLLMLCACACQHLPVDIQEKLEEMFHASCQNLTESYHYCARNLYGVIPEGRYHRHNVMWLLHSTYWYKAEALFTECCHIFNTAVREAQELGFNREELSEHLPNFEREMRRRAWCIIDSWDWQIASGLCRDTLIDHSTCNVQRPSLTLELDGQFSPLMHMNMQSDLVHKLAERFHSPARITTPSEVMEYKDMIVEWMQNFPAIFALENPDTSHDEEQTWIEYHRHYNYTMGYMMLLNPFRPHMKQVFEQDAPEDRLELRAIAVDMSIRLVKVLDDWITYLTFRDGRFHFIIFSLVDAATTLANVIFNDKAGTATRRDEIYQTLETSRLLQGKLYCLSQSAKLGFRIISKTFKKVMNTAPAEDYAYLPDGKDDTEQAVLSAALESISLSAENRIDPGKQRQKVTGALTELYTDSAEPGLQPSSFSHNDGLVASVTDDCHGRHEHREHDENDAPTSHNAVASIAVPSYDEQRVPGHHTAASEGHMLPTASAYGPAVPSNDAATAPLIEFMSDSSYVGPPPALNYNEPIPLEQVTSTSPDYAITAPLTDPAIASAYVEPTALNHAFFTPLGGMGVAFSDDTSIAPFVYDDTLPLDYGAITSSTYDAPLSSDYSTTRPYAEATLPLYNAYAYLENTGVISTDNFIENPPLFSAPTAYGVLASNQIQPFPGYDVTGLDTGYGFYNDPAGSQNFVPNTAPITHPTSATSVSYSSPETYPYSETYSAPALYNAATPYSDPTTCVDSSTSFESPESNLSSTNFDGAETHAATAAAAAAHGTYAHAECSEDTA; encoded by the exons ATGAATGCGCTGGAGACGTCCCTTGCCGGTCCTAGGCGGCAAAAAAACTCTTGTTCTCTATGCAAGCAGAGGAAACAAAAG TGTAACCGGATATGGCCCTGCACCAATTGCGCCAAACGTGATGAGTCGATGAACTGCTCGTTCACAAAGACCAGTGCCGTATCACGCCAATCTGCCGCGAGGAAATCAAATGCAGCGCGTAAAAACCGCCACCGAAAAATTGCGGCTGCGGCCGAGGCAGCTCTTCAGACTGGAGAGGAGTCCAGCAACGCAGCCGTAGGACAGACAGCAGACAAAGAAGACCGTCGTAACAGCTCTCATGGCTTAAACTTGGACGGCGACGACCATAAACAAACCGCCAATTGCAGCGCTACTGTACGGCCAGACGACTTGCCCTGCCCCGAAAACCAACACTCTGAGCAACAACCCCCTGCACTTGAAGCTGGAGTAGAG GCGAAACCACCGCCCTTTGAAAAGCGACATGATGACCAATACTGCATATCAGCTCCAGACTGTAAACTGCTCCGGGAGGCCTTGGACACTCTCCCTCAAAGACGAGATCATATGG ACGCACTTGTTCTGAGCTTTTTCCAAAACGTGAATCCCCATTATGGTCTTATTCACCAAGCCGAATTCGCCGTCGAATATACAGCATGgtgggaaaagagagcaaataACGATCCATTACCAATACCATGGACCTGCCTACTATTGATGCTGTGTGCATGTGCGTGTCAGCATCTGCCTGTCGATATACAAGAGAAGCTTGAAGAAATGTTCCACGCCAGCTGCCAAAATCTTACCGAATCTTACCATTACTGTGCACGAAACCTCTACGGTGTCATTCCAGAAGGTCGATATCACCGGCATAACGTCATGTGGCTACTGCACTCGACGTACTGGTACAAAGCTGAGGCCTTGTTTACTGAGTGTTGCCACATTTTCAACACGGCCGttcgagaagctcaagaactCG GATTTAACAGAGAGGAACTCTCAGAACACCTACCAAACTTTGAGCGTGAGATGCGGCGCAGAGCTTGGTGTATTATAGATTCGTGGGACTG GCAAATCGCCTCTGGACTGTGCCGAGACACACTTATCGATCATAGTACTTGCAATGTGCAGCGCCCATCCTTGACACTGGAATTGGACGGACAGTTTTCTCCCCTGATGCATATGAATATGCAATCAGACTTGGTCCATAAATTAGCTGAAAGGTTTCATTCTCCTGCCAGAATCACCACGCCCAGTGAAGTCATGGAATATAAAGACATGATTGTCGAATGGATGCAAAACTTTCCAGCAATCTTTGCTTTGGAAAATCCCGACACTTCACACGATGAAGAGCAGACATGGATCGAATATCACCGCCACTATAACTATACAATGGGCTATATGATGCTGCTCAATCCGTTTCGGCCGCATATGAAGCAAGTCTTCGAACAGGATGCTCCGGAAGACCGACTAGAGCTGCGTGCTATTGCTGTCGATATGTCGATACGACTAGTAAAGGTATTGGACGACTGGATAACTTATCTTACATTTCGCGACGGACGATTCCATTTCATCATATTCTCACTTGTTGATGCAGCGACGACGCTGGCTAATGTCATTTTTAATGATAAAGCCGGGACTGCAACTCGTCGAGACGAAATCTACCAGACTCTTGAAACATCCCGTTTGCTGCAGGGAAAGCTCTACTGCCTCTCGCAATCGGCGAAGCTGGGGTTCAGAATCATTTCCAAGACCTTTAAAAAAGTGATGAATACAGCTCCTGCAGAAGATTACGCCTACCTACCAGATGGAAAAGACGATACTGAGCAAGCAGTCCTATCCGCTGCGCTAGAGTCAATATCACTTTCTGCGGAAAATCGTATAGATCCTGGAAAGCAAAGGCAGAAAGTGACTGGAGCTCTCACGGAGTTGTATACTGATAGTGCTGAACCCGGATTGCAGCCTTCATCTTTCAGCCATAATGATGGCTTAGTTGCATCTGTGACCGACGATTGCCATGGACGTCATGAACATCGTGAACATGATGAAAATGACGCGCCTACATCTCATAATGCGGTGGCCTCAATCGCTGTACCTAGTTATGATGAGCAAAGAGTTCCTGGCCACCATACGGCTGCATCCGAGGGGCATATGTTACCGACGGCTTCGGCTTATGGACCAGCTGTGCCTTCAAACGATGCCGCAACTGCACCTCTGATTGAATTTATGTCAGATTCATCTTATGTCGGACCTCCTCCAGCCCTCAATTACAATGAACCCATACCATTGGAACAAGTCACGTCCACATCTCCTGACTATGCCATAACTGCACCTCTAACCGATCCAGCAATCGCATCGGCGTACGTTGAGCCTACCGCTTTAAACCATGCCTTTTTCACACCTTTGGGTGGCATGGGGGTTGCGTTTTCAGATGATACCTCTATTGCACCTTTTGTCTATGATGATACTTTGCCCTTAGACTATGGTGCAATAACCTCTTCAACTTATGATGCACCTCTCTCCTCAGACTATTCTACCACTAGGCCTTATGCTGAGGCCACGCTTCCCTTGTACAATGCATATGCATATCTCGAGAATACCGGAGTTATATCTACAGACAACTTTATTGAGAATCCTCCCCTCTTTTCTGCCCCTACAGCATATGGAGTCCTTGCATCCAATCAAATCCAGCCTTTCCCAGGGTATGATGTTACTGGGCTTGATACTGGTTATGGGTTCTATAATGATCCGGCAGGATCCCAGAATTTCGTGCCTAATACTGCTCCTATCACCCATCCCACTTCTGCCACTTCTGTCTCCTATTCATCTCCCGAAACCTATCCGTATTCTGAGACTTATAGCGCTCCCGCACTGTACAATGCTGCTACACCCTATTCTGATCCTACGACTTGCGTCGattcttcaacttctttcGAATCTCCGGAATCAAACCTGTCTTCCACGAATTTTGATGGCGCAGAGACTCACGCTGCCAcggcggcagctgcagcggccCACGGAACATATGCTCATGCAGAGTGTAGCGAGGATACTGCTTAG
- a CDS encoding uncharacterized protein (MEROPS:MER0001009) has translation MGWLQPLRAVQALPPHSMRRLAALRRRTPPWVELPDEGLLQRRACVACRAFATSASASTSTAPPPPLFSSSYTSSPPTGLRLLSSSASPLLHSSSSASPRIARLANRSPPLRLPRRLAASARFCSAMCRSRAGLEGSSVAVQSRELLPANVVPRHYHLTIDTDFDKLTYKGTVVIDLDVAETSNSVSLHTLELDIHSVKLSSGGQAVNATPAITYDEATQVSKFDFGGSHTLAKDSKVQLEIDFTGQLNDKMAGFYRSTYKREDGTEGILASTQMEATDARRAFPCFDEPALKAKFTVTLIADKNLTCLSNMDVSSETEVQSKVTGGTRKAVHFNTSPLMSTYLLAFVVGELNYIESRDFRVPVRVYAPPGHDIEHGRFSVDLAAKTLAFYEKAFGVDFPLPKMDQVAIPDFAQGAMENWGLVTYRVVDLMLDEKASGAATKQRVAEVVQHELAHQWFGNLVTMDWWEGLWLNEGFATWASWYSCNIFYPEWRVWQTYVTDDLQSALSLDSLRSSHPIEVPVKRADEINQIFDAISYSKGSCVLRMISTYLGEDKFLEGVRQYLKKYAYGNTQTSDLWDSLAAVSGKPVHEVMTAWTKKVGYPVLTVTEKEGENAIHIKQNRFLRTADVKPEEDQTLYPIFLGLKTKDGVDQTVALNEREKEYKVPSTDFFKLNANHTGIFRTLYSPSRLEKLGQAAKEGLLTTEDRTGMIADAAALASSGYGKTSGVLNLLKGFDSETEFVVWNEIISRIGSIQAAWMFEDEAVRDGVRTFLRELVSPKAHQLGWQFSDSDGHVEQQFKAALFGSAGLSGDETIVSASKEMFTKFMAGDKSAIHPNIRKSVFAIALKFGGKKEYDQILELYHASTNSDERNTCLRSLGRAKEPELIKRTLSLLLSGEVKDQDIYMPAAGLRTHPEGIEALFTWLTENWEELYKRHPPTLPMLSHMVSLLTSGFTTPEQLERIDKFFSGKNNNGYDQSLAQSKDSVRSKISWLERDRQDVADWVKANGYSK, from the exons ATGGGGTGGCTGCAGCCTCTCCGGGCCGTCCAAGCCCTCCCCCCACACTCGATGAGACGCCTGGCCGCCCTGAGGCGCAGAACCCCGCCGTGGGTTGAGCTGCCAGACGAGGGGCTCCTCCAGAGACGTGCCTGTGTCGCCTGCCGCGCGTTTGCtacttctgcttctgcttctactTCGaccgctcctcctcctcctcttttctcttcttcatacACCTCATCACCGCCTACTGGTCTGAggcttctctcttcatcagcgtcgcctcttctccattcttcttcctctgcatcCCCGCGCATCGCCCGTCTCGCCAAccgctctcctcctctccgtcttcctcgtcgtcttgcTGCTTCGGCTCGCTTCTGCTCCGCCATGTGTCGATCCAGAGCTGGCCTCGAGGGCTCGTCGGTCGCCGTCCAGAGCCGCGAGCTGCTGCCCGCCAATGTCGTGCCTCGCCACTACCATCTGACCATCGACACCGACTTCGACAAGCTGACCTACAAGGGCACCGTCGTCATCGACCTGGATGTCGCCGAAACCTCAAACTCCGTCTCCCTCCACACTCTCGAGCTGGACATCCACAGCGTGAAGCTCTCCTCTGGTGGCCAGGCTGTCAA CGCCACTCCCGCCATTACCTACGATGAAGCCACCCAGGTTTCCAAGTTCGACTTTGGCGGCTCCCACACTCTCGCAAAAGACAGCAAGGTGCAGCTGGAGATCGACTTCACTGGCCAGCTCAATGACAAAATGGCGGGCTTCTACCGCTCTACATACAAGAGAGAGGATGGCACTGAGGGCATCCTGGCCAGCACCCAGATGGAGGCTACCGACGCCCGCAGAGCATTCCCCTGCTTTGACGAGCCGGCTCTCAAGGCAAAGTTCACTGTCACGCTCATTGCTGACAAGAACTTGACCTGTTTGAGCAACATGGACGTTTCCTCCGAGACCGAGGTACAGTCCAAGGTCACTGGTGGAACCAGAAAGGCTGTCCACTTCAACACCTCCCCTCTCATGTCCACCTACCTCCTTGCCTTTGTTGTCGGCGAGCTCAACTACATCGAGTCGAGAGATTTCCGAGTCCCCGTGCGAGTCTATGCTCCCCCTGGCCATGATATCGAGCATGGCCGTTTCTCAGTCGACCTCGCTGCCAAGACTCTGGCCTTTTACGAAAAGGCGTTCGGTGTTGACTTCCCTCTGCCCAAGATGGACCAGGTCGCCATCCCAGACTTTGCCCAGGGAGCCATGGAGAACTGGGGTCTTGTCACATACCGTGTTGTTGACTTGATGCTCGATGAGAAGGCTAGCGGTGCTGCTACCAAGCAGCGTGTTGCCGAGGTTGTCCAGCACGAATTGGCTCACCAGTGGTTTGGTAACTTGGTTACTATGGACTGGTGGGAGGGCCTCTGGCTCAACGAAGGATTTGCTACGTGGGCTTCATGGTACTCGTGCAATATCTTCTACCCAGAATGGCGCGTTTGGCAGACCTACGTCACCGACGACCTGCAGTCTGCCCTGTCTCTAGACTCTCTCCGAAGCAGCCACCCAATTGAGGTCCCCGTGAAGCGGGCTGATGAGATTAACCAAATTTTCGACGCCATCTCTTACTCCAAGGGATCCTGTGTGCTTCGTATGATTTCCACCTATCTTGGGGAAGATAAGTTCTTGGAAGGTGTTCGCCAGTACTTGAAAAAGTACGCCTATGGCAACACTCAGACCAGCGATCTCTGGGATTCCTTGGCCGCCGTCAGCGGTAAGCCCGTGCACGAGGTTATGACTGCATGGACGAAAAAGGTCGGATACCCCGTCCTGACCGTTACCGAGAAGGAGGGCGAGAACGCCATTCACATAAAGCAGAACCGCTTCCTCCGAACTGCCGATGTCAAGCCCGAGGAAGACCAGACCTTGTACCCCATCTTTTTGGGCCTCAAGACCAAAGATGGTGTCGATCAGACGGTAGCTCTGAATGAGCGAGAGAAGGAGTACAAGGTGCCCAGCACCGACTTCTTCAAGCTCAACGCCAACCACACTGGAATCTTCCGAACGCTGTACTCCCCAAGCCGCTTGGAGAAGCTTGGTCAGGCTGCAAAGGAGGGACTTTTGACTACTGAAGACAGAACTGGTATgattgctgatgctgctgcgctcGCAAGCTCCGGTTATGGAAAGACGTCTGGCGTCCTCAACCTCCTCAAGGGATTTGATTCCGAGACCGAGTTCGTTGTTTGGAACGAGATCATCTCCCGAATTGGCTCCATCCAAGCTGCTTGGATGTTTGAAGACGAGGCTGTTCGCGATGGTGTTCGAACATTCTTGAGAGAGCTCGTCAGCCCCAAGGCTCACCAGCTCGGATGGCAGTTTTCTGACTCCGACGGCCACGTTGAGCAGCAGTTCAAGGCCGCGCTCTTTGGCAGCGCTGGCCTGAGCGGCGACGAGACTATTGTTTCGGCCTCGAAGGAAATGTTTACCAAGTTTATGGCTGGTGACAAGTCTGCTATTCACCCCAATATTCGTAAGAGTGTATTTGCGATTGCCCTCAAGTTTGGCGGTAAGAAAGAG TATGATCAAATTTTGGAGCTGTACCACGCATCAACCAACAGTGACGAGCGCAACACCTGTCTCAGATCGCTTGGTCGAGCCAAGGAGCCCGAGCTTATTAAGAGAACTCTCTCCTTGCTGTTGAGCGGCGAGGTCAAGGATCAGGACATCTACatgcctgctgctggacTGCGCACCCATCCCGAGGGTATCGAGGCACTCTTTACCTGGTTGACTGAGAACTGGGAGGAGCTCTACAAGCGACACCCCCCCACCCTGCCAATGCTCAGCCACATGGTGTCACTCCTGACGTCTGGCTTCACCACCCCAGAGCAACTTGAGAGAATCGACAAGTTCTTCAGCGGCAAGAACAACAACGGATACGACCAGTCGCTCGCACAGAGCAAGGACTCTGTCCGATCCAAGATTTCCTGGTTGGAGAGAGACCGACAGGATGTGGCCGACTGGGTCAAGGCCAACGGATATTCGAAGTAG
- a CDS encoding uncharacterized protein (EggNog:ENOG41): protein MIQKSACLSCRTSKIRCVLDTFAQHGKCKRCFNANSECVFSTIAPRQRRKRTDTRVTVLEKRLSELQAAVDLQRLAQDGSGATHATASQIALAPQPGYHDANVTCPGENRPRIGTEKYQPGEDDESSFGDCRHHPSLERLFASRLLSTDTAIRLFNDFTNNALPQYPILALTRAEDFDWFRAHQPTLLLSIIAAACRASNPSLFRKLSFHLRGELSEQVMVHGNRSVELVLAILIMVEWYDVPEDMRRLNFYSWIQTAGLMIRELGLWPWSEDAGSSVDYTMAQWRISFAAYLPLSTAAVSLRRPTPLVWTGSMRNGVDVFDKNSVLESDKRLVAWVRLQMIAEEVETLRVKVSLAAKVQGEADPSGLVDQLTLSSLESRFSRWRDDSQLVFNGSLRMHFFYCRIKFYELAVTCSPFRSASHRKTQPQSLAIARDMTYVRTIMSLIQSSHSALDTLVLFDTATYRCCPTVVSVRALYALQELFAIWKAVRSRQGYLSEFVTEEVLALKFYARQTEEFFKQVVGAEEFTVPRMALKALPNLLFSLDDIKNQERRHRVQQPERFNQGKSQGPALDSPSPSANDLEVILIIDLGEIQAPSVGQSRNQVQDGARTDATLEWPATLSTNDDFNTTLEDAFLAPELGTLIASDSVLDPGWLFSE, encoded by the exons ATGATACAAAAGAGCGCCTGTCTTTCGTGCCGCACGTCCAAAATTCGCTGTGTGTTGGATACGTTTGCCCAACATGGCAAATGCAAGCGATGCTTCAACGCCAACAGCGAATGCGTGTTCAGCACCATTGCGCCTagacaaagaaggaaaaggactGATACGCGCGTGACGGTCCTAGAGAAGCGACTCTCAGAGCTGCAAGCAGCAGTAGACCTGCAAAGGCTGGCTCAGGATGGTAGTGGCGCGACGCATGCCACCGCCAGCCAGATTGCGCTTGCGCCACAGCCAGGATATCACGACGCCAACGTTACATGCCCCGGTGAGAACAGGCCAAGGATTGGGACAGAGAAATACCAGCctggagaagacgatgaaaGTTCATTTGGCGATTGTCGCCACCACCCATCTCTGGAGAGGCTTTTTGCTTCACGGCTGCTGTCAACGGACACCGCCATACGTCTTTTCAACGACTTCACCAACAATGCCCTGCCGCAGTATCCCATCTTGGCACTTACCAGGGCCGAAGACTTCGATTGGTTCAGAGCACACCAACCTACGTTACTTCTTTCCATCATCGCTGCTGCCTGCAGAGCATCCAACCCAAGCCTGTTTCGAAAGCTTAGTTTCCATTTACGAGGGGAACTATCAGAGCAGGTCATGGTCCATGGGAATAGATCTGTCGAGCTGGTCCTTGCCATTTTAATAATGGTGGAGTGGTACGATGTGCCCGAAGACATGAGACGCCTGAACTTTTACTCATGGATTCAGACTGCAGGCCTCATGATACGCGAGCTAGGACTGTGGCCATGGAGCGAGGATGCCGGTTCATCTGTGGACTATACTATGGCCCAGTGGCGCatttcttttgctgcctATCTACCCTTGTCAAC CGCCGCTGTCAGCCTACGTCGACCCACGCCATTAGTATGGACTGGGAGCATGCGTAATGGTGTGGATGTGTTTGACAAGAATAGTGTGCTCGAAAGCGATAAACGATTGGTCGCATGGGTAAGATTGCAAATGATAGCGGAAGAGGTCGAAACATTAAGGGTCAAGGTGTCATTGGCGGCCAAGGTGCAAGGCGAAGCTGATCCTTCTGGTCTCGTTGATCAACTTACTCTATCGTCACTTGAAAGCAGATTTAGTAGATGGCGAGATGATTCTCAGCTTGTTTTCAACG GCTCACTCCGCATGCATTTCTTTTACTGCCGCATCAAGTTTTACGAGCTGGCTGTCACCTGCAGCCCATTCCGATCGGCTTCTCACCGAAAGACACAGCCGCAGTCCTTGGCAATTGCCAGGGATATGACTTATGTTCGGACAATCATGTCTTTGATACAATCCAGCCATTCAGCCCTGGATACATTGGTACTTTTTGACACGGCGACTTACCGCTGCTGTCCCACCGTCGTTAGTGTCCGGGCTCTTTACGCTCTACAGGAGTTATTCGCAATATGGAAGGCTGTTCGCAGCCGCCAGGGATATCTATCCGAGTTTGTGACTGAAGAGGTGCTAGCCCTTAAATTCTACGCCAGACAAACAGAAGAGTTTTTCAAACAGGTAGTGGGAGCAGAGGAATTTACTGTTCCTCGGATGGCGTTGAAAGCGCTGCCTAATCTTTTGTTTTCACTTGATGATATCAAAAACCAAGAGAGACGGCATCGGGTACAGCAGCCGGAGCGTTTTAATCAGGGCAAATCACAGGGACCTGCACTCGACTCACCAAGTCCGTCGGCCAATGATCTTGAAGTCATATTGATTATCGACCTGGGCGAAATCCAAGCGCCCTCTGTGGGTCAGAGTCGGAACCAGGTCCAGGATGGTGCAAGGACGGACGCAACGTTGGAGTGGCCAGCTACGTTGTCAACCAATGATGACTTCAATACTACGCTGGAGGATGCGTTTTTGGCTCCCGAGTTGGGGACATTAATAGCGTCAGACTCGGTGCTAGACCCAGGCTGGCTATTTTCAGAGTGA
- a CDS encoding uncharacterized protein (EggNog:ENOG41) translates to MTIRVRESTKDDLPAIARIAAAAFHPKTDAISARIFPAQATPDNDIFSWRYAKKTASLSSPHAIMVVAVDDSLNDQVVGFALWDVYSEKASNQPQPSAQEPPPPCFDQEAFAELRAIVSSDHQEMFGERGIKDVWHLDYLGVDPQQQRKGIGKILLDWGINRAAGDKKDCYLLATPAGKPLYTKTGFEEVRVVPIFGVSHHSMLFRYNR, encoded by the exons ATGACGATACGTGTTCGCGAGTCCACCAAGGACGACCTCCCCGCCATTGCTCGCATCGCGGCTGCAGCCTTTCACCCCAAAACAGATGCCATTTCAGCGCGAATATTCCCTGCCCAGGCAACTCCGGACAATGATATATTTTCTTGGAGATATGCAAAGAAGACAGCAAGCCTGTCCTCCCCACATGCAATCATGGTAGTAGCGGTCGACGACTCCTTAAACGACCAGGTGGTGGGTTTTGCGCTCTGGGACGTGTACTCCGAAAAGGCGTCCAATCAGCCCCAGCCCAGCGCCCAAGAGCCACCACCGCCCTGTTTTGACCAGGAGGCATTTGCAGAGCTGCGCGCAATTGTCTCATCCGACCACCAGGAGATGTTCGGAGAAAGAGGCATCAAGGATGTCTGGC ATCTTGATTACCTCGGGGTGgatccgcagcagcagcggaaGGGGATCGGCAAGATCCTCTTGGACTGGGGTATAAATCGAGCAGCAGGCGACAAGAAGGATTGCTACCTGCTCGCGACGCCAGCAGGAAAGCCGCTGTATACTAAGACGGGCTTTGAGGAAGTTAGGGTTGTACCAATATTTGGTGTCTCACACCATTCTATGCTGTTTAGATACAATAGGTAA